TCCACATTTACTCTCCACTCTTGTGCAGTTTGTTAGTTGTTTGGGAATGAGATCATCCTGGCAGTTTGGAGATGTGTATGGACTGGAGCCTGAGCTTCTCAGCTTGGTGCCGAGACCTGTGTGTGCACTGCTACTCCTTTTCCCAGTGACCGAGAAGGTACTTTAAATTCCTTACATCCTTGGTGTAAAATGCATCTTCTGTGTGTCAGTTATGCAGGCTTGGGTGTCTTCATGTTATTTCACATGAGTATGTTCAGGAAATATTTCTCTTCTATGTTTCTGTTCAGTATGAAGCATTcaagcaagaggaggaggagaagctcaAGGCTCAGGGACAGGAGATTTCACCTGATGCCTACTTCATGAAGCAAACTATTGGAAATGCCTGCGGAACAATTGGGTTAATTCATGCAGTGGCAAACAACCAGGCACATCTGGAATTCGGCAAGTAAAGACGAGAGAGATTTCAATGTTGACAACTTCACAGCAACAAATGAGGTTATATTATTGCAGGCTGTACCATGTGAGGGTTAGAATTTCGGTCAATTGGTGATATAACACTATCTTGTGTTTGTTATACTTCAAATCAATAATTGTATTGTGAAGACCAGgaaaacatttcacataatccaaatacatttttgtctgTGGACCGTTTttcctacatttatttttctgtttgttctttCTCCTCAGAGCCGGATTCTTCCCTGAAGAAGTTTATTGAACAAACCTCGAAAATGACCCCAGAGGAAAAGGCCGTCTTCCTGGAAAAAGATGAGGtaggaaaaacactgcagagtaAAGAGAAGTAGTCAGTGAGACATACCCGTGAAAGACTCCgctaatgttttctttttcagtctgTCAGTAAAGAAGCAAAGTAATCTCTTTTATGACGGAAGAATTGGAATATGTAATGACTGCAAAGAGGTTTACCAGCTGTTGTGCAACATCTTTATTATGAGACATAAGTAAATATCTTTGTCTTTCAGACTATACGTGTTACACATGAATCAAGTGCACAAGAGGGACAGACTGAGGTTTGTATTGAGTTTTACTTAACCTGTGTTCTGAGTTTGCTTCTGGCCAAAAAGCCCCACGTTTTCTCATGTAAAAGCACATGACCTCGGgccaacatgtttgtttcttgttcGAGTTAGGCTCCGAGCTTGGATGAGAAAGTGAATCTACACTTTGTAGCTTTTGTGAATATTGGTGGACAGTTATATGAACTTGGTGAGTTGACCACAACTACATATATACTGTCCTTTATCATGTTGTTGATGGTAAAAACCTTTAGAAGCAAACTTGAAAACTCAGGTTGAAgtagctgtttttttaatacctaGATGGCCGGAAGCCTTTCCCTATTATCCACAAGAAAACTTCAGAGGATACTTTCCTTGAGGTATGAcatcacagaataaaacagacatgtctacattaaaatatatttatgcaGAGTTGTAGAATCATCACTTTCTTCTTGTGCTTGATTGCACTGCAGGATGCTGTAGATGTGTGTAAGATCTTCATGGCTCGGGACCCACAGGAGGTTCATTTCACCATCATTGCCCTTTCCAAAAATTCAGACTGAGGAAACTCCAgagaaagcaaagaaaccattacTGCCAAACATTCTCAAGTGCTGACTTTAGTGGAAAGTAAATGTTTCTTCAAAGTACTTAAGGAGGTAATATGGGGGAAATGGTCAGATGTCAGGGATATCATTCTAAAGCacttatcctttttttttgttcattagaTGAAATTGGTGCTGCTGTGCAACATATTACTCAAAGTAAATTTTGCTAACACAAAAATGTTCCAATTattcagtgttaaaaaaaatcacaatgcACTAAAATGAAAATTTAGCAGTTGTATCATTTCACAGAGGGAAGTCAACTTCTTTTTACTCTGAGTTAAAGATGCATATAGTTTGTAGTAGATCAAATTTCTGACCATGTCCATACTGCCTGAAGAAAcaagttttgtttcattttgttcctTGCTTTGAAATTGAACAGAGTGTTTGCGGTGttatgaaaacattaaataaattaaaatgtctccGACATGGTCTGGCACGCTCTAAATGCAGACTGAAGATCTCTGTGGTTTGTGCCTACATTTTTGTTACAAGAGTTGAaaattctgtcaaataaaaGGCACATTTATTAAACCATTTCTTTCACTGGTCATTTGTGTGACACAAGTATCTTTTTGTTTGGAAATGTGTATTGgtttacttttttgtgtttgacaggTAGGTGTATACTAGTCCGGTGTATGTTAGAGAAAACATACTAGACCTAGTGGAACATGAAAGCAATTTTAAACCAGATCTGATGCAGTTACACTCATCCATGGGTTTAGGGGCATGTTTAGGCCCTCAAATGTGATTCATTTCgagttaaaagaagaaaaagaataacTACTTAAGTTTCAATAGGGTCCTCTGCACCTTGTGCGCTGTGAACCCAAAAAATACTATGGCACACtcttaaaatgttaattttatgTAAgctaatgtttttgttaatacaccagtaaACAAATGCATTCACTtttccataaaataaaaacttgttagtagtttgtatgtgtatttatttatttttaaatagattaacaaaataacagatttatttatatttaaagccTCTATTTACAGTTCTTAAGGTAGACTTGTACACACATCTGGGGTTTTAATACCCGGGTTTATATACTCATGCAGGCTGTTTGCGTTTATGTGCTGTCGCTGCTTCACAAGAATACTCTCACTGACAAATACTCATGCCAACCTCTTGAGAGACTGCTCATAGGACAGTGGTGTAATAATTTAAGTTAAATtaagaataaaacattcattctTGATAACTTAATTTCTTTTAGCAGCAACATAAGTCCCCATTGTGCTGAAAATCCCTCTTTAACCctgttgtattattttaagCTACCATATTAGccttcatgattttttttatccataaaaCATCATTCTGTTTTGCAGTTTGTCCCCTTGTAATCACTATAGTGAGTATTTTCAATCTGCAACACATCACCGTCAGATTGAATGTAATTAAGTAGCAGGAAAAACCAGTAGAAGTAGAAGTACAGTAACCGAACTGACTAAATAGCCTATCATTGTATCACTTTGCACTGGGCCAAAGCTGTGAGGGGTCACAGGGAGTTTCTGGCCCCTCTTTTTAAGCTTTATGCATCTAtagaacatttttattacaaCAAAACTATTGGATACTACAATTTGTGTGACTGCATGTCTGCAGTGTTGTCCTGAAATGGAACGGAGGAGGAATGTGAATGACAAGCAGCTTTTACTCTGCTGATTTTGACCAAAATCCTTTAATAGATGCAACATAATATTTAATACTGTGCTACATTTATATTCTTACTAAGTGGCCTGTACTCCAGTTCATGTGTATGTAACTTTGAAACACTATTCTAATGTCAATTAGCCTCTCTGAGCtatttatttgatataatgtattaatatattattttttttagaggtCCCAATCACTTCACCCTGGTGCCATGCCTGTTTTGCACTGTTCTCTAAATTAAAGATTCATCTTACTAATACTGtgctttttgcattttgtgtattgtttttcaAAGCCAGTAATGCACCATGTCTACCACTGGGTGGCGGTGTAGGACAGTAGACAGAGCAGGACTTCATGTAGAAGTTTGCACAGGCACTCAttaacttttttcccccctcatagACGTTTGTGTTTAGTGGTCActtgtttatgttgttatttttagtgGTTGTATTGTAGTCTGAGATTGTTGTTGATGCTGCTTCTTATTATCCTTCGGTGTAGATTTACACTATTGTGCATCCAGTCTGCAATTGTGGCTGCAGAGAAAACCAGGATTCAAATGAATCTTCCAGAGAGGGGAAGTTAACAGTGCAGTCGACTGTGTTGAAGGTGGACTGCGGGTGGTCCACGGGCCTCGCTTTGGAAACCCACAACCTCTAAACTCCCGCAACTTAAACCTTACGGAGAGCGAATCTCCTCCAGCAGACGAGGTGAGCCCGGGTA
Above is a window of Solea senegalensis isolate Sse05_10M linkage group LG2, IFAPA_SoseM_1, whole genome shotgun sequence DNA encoding:
- the uchl3 gene encoding ubiquitin carboxyl-terminal hydrolase isozyme L3, translated to MAPPRWLPLESNPEVMTKFVSCLGMRSSWQFGDVYGLEPELLSLVPRPVCALLLLFPVTEKYEAFKQEEEEKLKAQGQEISPDAYFMKQTIGNACGTIGLIHAVANNQAHLEFEPDSSLKKFIEQTSKMTPEEKAVFLEKDETIRVTHESSAQEGQTEAPSLDEKVNLHFVAFVNIGGQLYELDGRKPFPIIHKKTSEDTFLEDAVDVCKIFMARDPQEVHFTIIALSKNSD